The Limanda limanda chromosome 21, fLimLim1.1, whole genome shotgun sequence genome contains the following window.
ATAGAATACAGAAGGGAAGTCAGAGGTGGGTTCTGTGGAACTTCCGTCTCTCGTCCTCTTGTTTCCAAACATCGTTACACATGATGGGATTGTCACTGGAAGGTCGAAGAGCCCGACCGGGGCTCAGTTGTGGAAAAACGCATTGAGGTCCTCGTATGGAGGAGCCCTGTCGTGGTGCAAGTGCACGTCGTGGAAGGGGGGAATGTTTTCCGAGTGggcaccacctcctccaccaccacctcctcctccacctccacctccaccaccaccactactgCGCGCTCCCGAGGGCCCGAAAGGCAGACTGTGGCCTGGAGGTCGAGACGTGCTCAGTCCGGAGTAATGCATAGAGTAGTGATAGTTCCTGTCCGTGTCCGAGGACTCCTGCTGCCTCCCGGACAGCCCGCCGTTCAGGCACACCGGCGGGCTGTGCTGGCCCTCATAGTCCGGGCTGCTGTAGTCAGGGGACGTGCCCCCCCCTGGTGGGTACACACCCTCGTACCCAGACCCGTAGGAGTGCCCCCCCCGCAGGCTGAGCGCCGCGCCGGAGCCGGGCGGGAAGCTGTGCGGGCTGGAGAGACGCGAGCAGCGGTAGGAGTAGGGGTGCACGGAGAAGGGCGAGCTGGGCATGTGGAAGCGGGCTGTGTCCGAGCACGGCTCCGTCAGGAAGTTCCTGGTGTTGAGCTGCaggcagccggccaccaggttGGTGGTGGGCTGGGACAGGCCCTTGCACAACATCTGCACGTAGGCCACCACATCTGGGCGCTTCCCGTTGCGTAAAATCTCCCCCAGGGCCAGGATGTAGTTCTTGGCCAGCCTCAGGGTCTCGATCTTGGAGAGTTTTTGGGTTTTGGAGTAGCACGGAACCACTTTGCGCAGATTGTCCAGTGCAGAATTCAAGTCGTGCATGCGTGTGCGCTCCCGCGCGTTGGCCTTGTGCCTGCGCACCTTGGAGCGCTCGACGCGCGCCGGGGTCATCTTGCGCTTCTTGGGGCCGCGCTTCTTGGGCTTGTCTCCGCTGTTCTCGTCCccgcactcctcctcctcctcctcggcctcgtcctcctcgtcgtcgtcgtcgtcgtcggcCATCTCAGACTCGGCTCGGCTGATGCCTTCCAGCGGCCCGTCCAGGTCGTCGTCCCCCCCGAGCTGCCCGGACCCGTGCCCGTCGTCCTTGTCCTTGCTGTCCTCGCTCTCGTTGTCGTCCGCCCAGTCGGCCGCGAGCCTCTGGACGTCCGGCAGCACCTCGCTGAACAGGCGGCTCAACATCGTGGCGAGAGACCtgcaagagacaagagacaagagacactCAGTCGGACTGTTGTGCGTCTTtacgcacagagagagagagcccggCTCAGGCAGATCCACGAGGCCGGAGGCTGCATATTTTACCCTGGAGAAAATGTCCTATATTGTTCCCTTAACAGTTCATGTATCTTTCGAAATATATGTGTTATGAGATTATAACGGAAGGCCTTTACGGAATTTATTTCCCCTTTCGATCTCAGGCTGAACTCTCTTAGTATCTCCTAAAACAGTTACAATCGCACATTTAGAAAATTTAAATCAAAGTTTTCGTGTTTAATTCGTGATAAATCGGGTTGATTATTGGTTGACCTGAACTACCTGGGCCTTGTCTAAAGGCTTGTGTAGGATTTGGATCCTTTTCTCAcctttttaattataaaaatacCTGTGCTTGTTATTATAAAGATTACCCAAAAGACTGGATATTGGTCTTTTTTTGAATTCTAtgattaaatgtaattatttataCAGCAACAGCGTGTGGGCCAGTCCTCGGCCTCCACACGTGCCTCGGCCTGTCCCCCTCCAGCAGTCCGGCACAGGGAGCGGAGCTGGCCTTCACGCTTCATGGTCCCCCAGGGACGCATTAAGGGTGCGGTCCCTCCTCCGTCCTATAAATTACACCAACCTGGAGGAATTCCAGCACAGTCTCGGCTGCCCGGCTGGACCACTGGATCCCCCACATTTGAGTTTTATGTCTCAATTA
Protein-coding sequences here:
- the LOC133028251 gene encoding neurogenic differentiation factor 2-like; translation: MLSRLFSEVLPDVQRLAADWADDNESEDSKDKDDGHGSGQLGGDDDLDGPLEGISRAESEMADDDDDDEEDEAEEEEEECGDENSGDKPKKRGPKKRKMTPARVERSKVRRHKANARERTRMHDLNSALDNLRKVVPCYSKTQKLSKIETLRLAKNYILALGEILRNGKRPDVVAYVQMLCKGLSQPTTNLVAGCLQLNTRNFLTEPCSDTARFHMPSSPFSVHPYSYRCSRLSSPHSFPPGSGAALSLRGGHSYGSGYEGVYPPGGGTSPDYSSPDYEGQHSPPVCLNGGLSGRQQESSDTDRNYHYSMHYSGLSTSRPPGHSLPFGPSGARGGAHSENIPPFHDVHLHHDRAPPYEDLNAFFHN